The window AATGTCAACGTGACTTTCTATGATGATATACAGCCGTCTAAGGTGTATTGGTTTGAACTTGAGGAAAGGGGTTGGTTTGACAATCTCTCTGTTGTGGACTATAGTCATTGCAGAGCTTCTGAGGAGTGCGTGGAAGCTTCTGTATACATGGATGGGGTTAACCAGCCAAGAAGTATCTACTTCAAGGCTTCTTTAACCTGGAAGTTAAAAACTGCTAATAATGAGTCACACCAGATAACTGTGTCTTCTGAAATCACGTATTATAATGGAACGGCTTACAGGAAGGTGGTGTTGCCAATCGTGCTGCATGTGGTTGCTGATGCAGGCGACTGCTTTGAAACGGCGAGAACCATAAGTTTTGGGAACCACACGGCCTTCATCGAGTTTATCGATGACCCTGAAGACTGGTATATGATATGGTTTGAGGAAGGGCAGTCAGTTAGTGCGATGCTTATTATGCAAGAGCCTAGAGGACTCTACTTAGATCTATACTTGTACAATCCTGACGGAACTCTAGTTGCAAACTCCTCTTCCAGAGAGCCTAACGGCATAGAGCAAATCACACACACAATTAGCCAATCCGGCAACTGGTACATTCGAGTGTTAAATCCCTCGGCCGCGGAGACGCTATACACACTCTCAATAGAGGAAGAACAGCTATGAAGAGAACATTGACCATCATTATGATAATAGCTATGTTGTTGTCACTGGCTCTTCCCTTAGCTTATGCGTGGCAAATCGAGAGACCTTATCGTACTCAGATCATAAACGGTCTGGTTGAAAACAACAATACGGAAGATGCAGTCTCTGTTGGCTTGGGCATTAACGTCAACCAATACAACGAAGGCCCGTTCAACTTCTATTCAGCGATGATTACAGAACTGGCACATACCTTATGGAAACAATAAACCTAACCTTCATAGTACCATACCCAACAGAAATGATACAAAACTTCATTTTCGTCATAGAAGGACATAACCCCCTAAAAACATGATTTCACCGAATGTACTTCGCAATATATTCTAGTCTTCAGTTTCCCCTTTTCGTCATCAAGAGGTCCCTGATAACAGCCCTGATATCAAAACAAACCTGAATCTCGATTTTTTCTATCATAGGTTACGGACGAAATATCATTATCATCCAGATCTAAGTGTTTGGCAAGGATTATCTTAAGAAGAATATGCGGGCGCATCATGTAAGGGTTGACTTATTTCTCTACAGCTTTCCTTAATCTGCGCAGTTCTGCGAGAATCTGCTGGTTCACATCTTTTGAAGGCTTGGCTTCTGCTTCTACTGCCTCCGGCTTCATTCCCTCAACAAACTTCATAACTATGTCTTTTATTTCTTCAAAGTTTTTTATTCCAAAAATCACTGCCTCTGCAACCTTTCCACTACTGCTACCAACAGAGAAACCTGCTGTTTGTATTGAGAGCTTGCCAAATCCAAAATGCCTAGAAATTGGACCTTGGTAAATGTTAACGTTGGTTATGCGGTTGTAATGCACGAAACTCCTTGTCTTCCACCATACTCCCTTTGTAACTGTAATCTTGTCATCTTCAAGAGCATAAGTTATTGAAGAATGAAACTCAGGAATCCAGTATAAGACAAACCCTACAACAATAAAAAGCGGTACAAAGAATGACAAAGCAACTGCAACTCCAATCTGCATCTCAACAAAAAACATTACAATGGCAACTGGAATCATCCACCAAAGAAAACCGCATACAAACACAATCGCAAGATAAACCTGATAAAGCTTCTTCAGATCCGGGTCTGCTCCAAATTCTCTTTCCACAGTCATATAAACACAAATCTATTAACAAAACGCCTCCATTTAAGCTTTACACACATGCACTCGTAAACTGTAAATCATCCTAGATAAGTTATATTTAGCTGTGGTTATTCTGTTATTATTGTCTGATTTGTTGAGGAGGGAAAGAGTTGGGTGAACGTGAGCTAAAGGAAGTTGGCAATGTAACTCATTATTTCGTGAAAATAAGTGTAGCTGTTGTCGAGTTAAGCGATACACTTTCTGTGGGAGACCGCATCCTCATAAAGGGCATGACAACGAACGTTGAACAAACCATTAATTCAATGCAGATAGAACACGCAAACATTGAGAAGGCTGAGGCGGGGCAAAGCATTGGATTAAGAGTAGACGACCGTGTAAGAGAAGGCGATACAGTCTACAAAATACTCCAGTAAACCATCATCTACTTTTTTTACTGTCAATCACCGAAAAACGTGATAAAGAGAAAGTGTTAGGCTTATTTCAAGCCAGGCTTTTTGACATTCACAACATCTTTGTTCACGAGGTTTGGAGGGATTCTGCCTTCGAAAAAGGCGATTAGGTTTTCGGCTACCATCTCCGCCATCTTTGAGCGGGTTTCAAAACTGGCGCTTGATATGTGGGGTGCAACGACTACGTTATCGAGCGTTAACAACGGATTGCTTGTTGAAGTAGGTTCTTGCTCAAAAACGTCTAAACCAGCACTCGCAATCCAGCCTTCCTTCAAAGCCTTGTAGAGAGCTTTTTCGTCTATGACTGGCCCCCTTGAATTGTTGACTAGGATGGCTGTCTTTTTCATTAATCTAAGCTTTTCCTCGTCTATTAAGTGGTATGTGGCTTTAAGTAAGGGCACATTGACGGTGACGAAGTCTGCTTTTTGAAGTAGGTTGTCAATTTCTACATATTCTATGCCTTGCTCTTTTTCCAAGTCTTGCCTGCGAATCACATCGTAATAAATAACTTTCATGTCAAATCCTGCTGCTCTTTTTGCAATAGATGAGCCGATTCTTCCCAAGCCTATAATTCCTAAAGTTGCACCATAGACATCTCTACCCTGCAACATCATGGGATGCCATCCCACCTTCCATCTTCCAGTGCGAATATACTTGTCAGCTTCGACAACTCTTCTCGCTGCCGCCATTAGAAGCGTCCAAGCGAAATCAGCGGTGGTTTCGGTTAACACGCCGGGAGTGTTGGTGACGTAGACTCCTCGTTTTGTGGCTTCTTTTACTTCGATGTTGTCAAATCCTACGGCGAGTTGAGAGACGATTTGCAGATTAGGTGCTGCGTTAAACACTTCTGCGTCTATCTTGTCGGACAAGAGTGTGGCTAAGGCTTCGACCTCAGCTGCTTTTTCAATAATTACTTTCTTGGGTGGTGGAGCATATTCAGTCCAGACCTCTGTGTCAAATCGTTCTTTAATTATGCGCAGTCCTCTCTCTGGCAACTCTCGGGTTACATATACTTTGGGTTTCTGCAACATTAAACACCTTAACTCTCGTTCAAATAGTACTATCAAATTTATTAATTTACTGACTAAAGCATATAGCGCTGGTGAAGCTATGCCAAAAATCAAAAATAAAAAAGCTCTCATAGAAAACGCGAAATCCAAGCTTGACAAAAAAGCCCGTAAATTGGCACTAAACGCCTTAGAAGCGGCATTGGAGGCTGCAGACCCAAAAGAAATAATCAGATCGAAAGTCACAGTGAAGGACAACACACTAAGAATTGGTCAGCACAAATTTGATCTGAAAAAATTTCGACGCATTTATGTTGTTGGCGGGGGAAAAGCAAGTGGAAAGATGGCTGAGGCTCTAGAATCAATTTTTGGAAATCGAATATCAAGCGGAATCGTTAACATTCCCTACAACAGCCGTTCCTGCAAAACTCCTAAAATCAAGCTTCAAGAGGCTAGCCACCCAATTCCTGACGATGCAGGGATGAAAGGAGCAAAGGAAATGTTGGATTTGGTTGGTCACGCTGAGAAAAACGATTTAATCCTCTGCTTAATCTCAGGCGGCGGGTCGAGTTTGATGCCGCTACCACGTGGCAAAATAACTCTGAACGACAAACGGCGAGTTACCGATGCACTGTTGAAGTCTGGCGCTACGATAAACGAGGTTAACACTGTACGGAAGCACATTTCAAATCTAAAGGGAGGATGGCTGGCGAAAAAAGCCTATCCAGCCACAATTGTTAACCTAATATTATCCGACGTGATAGGCGACCCTTTAGATTTCATCGCCTCAGGCCCTACTGTTCCCGATTCGACCACTTTTAGCGACGCTGTGGAAATTTTAAGAAGCTACCATCTGTGGGAAGACACGCCACAATCTGTCAAAACTATGCTTGTTGAGGGACAGGAGAGATTAATTGCGGAAACGCCGAAAAAAGGAGATAAAACGTTTAAAAAAGTCTATAACATTGTTGTTGGAAACAATCGATCGGCAACAGTGGCTGCTTGCAACAGGCTCCAAAAGGCTGGTCTGCGTTCGCTTTTCCTCACGTCTTTTCTTGAAGGTGAAGCGAGACATGTGGGAACAGTGTTAGCCTCCATAGCAGAAGAGGTTGAGGCTTCTGGAAATCCGTTGCCTAAGCCTTGTGGAATCGTTGCTGGCGGGGAAACCACAGTTACTGTAATTGGAGAAGGAAAAGGCGGGAGAAACCAAGAAATTGCATTAAGTGCGGCTTTAAAGATTTCTGGTGTGAACGGTGTGGTAATTGCTTCACTCAGCACCGACGGTATAGAAGGACCAACTGAAGCAGCAGGTGCTTTGGCGGATGGAAAAACAATCACCCGTTCTCTGGAACAGAAGCTGAATGCAAAAAGCTTTCTTGCCAACAATGACTCTTACAGTTTCTTTTCAAAGTTGGATGACCTTATTTTCACAGGTCTTACAGGAACTAACGTTAATGATGTTTCAATAATTATAGCACTAAAATGAATATCTCTAACCAAAATTGTTGTGACCTAATTTGGTTGAAACCTATTCTAAAGAAGTTATCAGGGGGTTTGCTCTTCGCAGACTACGATTAACGCCTAGTACTCTGGGAAAAAGCAAGAATGATGTGCTATCAGTGGTCCGTGCTATTGGGGGTCTCCAATATGGTGGTCATTTAATTGAGCTTTTTAATCGTTTTGAAAATTTCAAGCCGAAATGGTTTGACTACTGGTATGAAAATTACACTTTAATTGAGGGGCATGTGTTGCGAGGAGCCTTGAGAATCGTAAATACTGATGAATACCCCTATTATTTTAGGGCAACAAGAAGCGTGGCTCGCAGAAGAGCCTCTTACCAAAAATGCCCGCTTTCCTTGACTGACAATCACCTTATTGCGTTTAGCTTTATGGAGGAACATGGACCGTTTACGCCTTCAAAATTTAAGACACTCTTTGGCACCATGCATCCACAGCTTAAAGATATAGCAAGGAGACTTCTCTACGAATTGTGCAACTATGGAAAAGTCGCTCGGATGGGAAGAAAAAATCAAAAACCGCTTTACTATACAATAAGAAAGTTGCCCTACAAGTTGGACATGTCGCAGATAAGCGAAGAAGAAGCTAAGAAATGGCTATACTTAAAATGTCTCAGCATATACGGACCGTTTGCTGTAGAAGATGTTGCTCACTGGGTGGGATGGAACATAACTGAAGCTAAAGAAATTCTAAAGGCTCTGTTAAATGAGAAGAAGGTTATAAACGTGAAACTTGAAGACGACCAATATAGTCATTTTGTACGCGTAGAAGACTTGGACTTACTAAATTACCTTAGAGACAACCTCCCTGAACATTCCTTTATTCGAATCTTATTCAACGATGATGCTCTGTTGCTGGGATACTATAGAAAACTAAAAGACTATTTTGGTTACCATTGGAAATACCCACAACTTAGTGAAGGAATCACATGGCGAGCTGCAATAATCTATGGAAGACAGTTGGCTGGTGAAGCCATAGTAGATATGTACGCAAAATCTAGTCTCTTCAAGATAAGGAGGCTTATACTGCGTAAAGAGTTTGCAACTTCTGAGATATCATCCAAAATGGAAGGCGAGTTTAGAAAGCATGCGGATTTCCAAAATAAAATCTTAGAAATGACTGCTCCAGAACTCATCTAACATTGAAGAAGGGACAAGAGAACTTTTCCACTATTAACTATTTTATTACGATTAGGACATCTCCGTCGTTTACTGGTGTGCCTTCTGCAATGTTAACTTCTTGAACCTTCCCAGACTTTATCGCTGTGATTTCATTTTCCATCTTCATTGCCTCAAGAATGCAAACCACGTCATCAGCCTTTACAACGTCGCCTTTCTTTACTTTGACTGAAACGATTTTTCCAGCCATGGGCGCCACTACAGCGCCTTCTTTAACAACTTCTCCTCGACGTCTTTCAGTTCTAGCTACAAATTGTACAGCAGGTGTTTGAGTAGCTATTCTCTTAACTGGGTCTCTTAGTTGTGCCTTGAAAAGCATGTCGTTAACTTTTAAAGTGAAAGGCGCATGTCTGTCGATTTTCTCCAGTTCAACTTGATACATTTTCCCTGCAATCTTAATTGTTAAAGGCGAGATAGCATTCAATTCGTTTTTTTCTACTTCTAACTCGACTGGCTTGTCATTTACTTTTGCATCGAATAGCTGTTTACTTTCTTTTTTGACAAGCTCTACTCTGTATGTTCTGTTTTCGATTACTATGTTATATTCAGGCACGCTCTTAGCCACCTTGTTTGACCATTTCTTGTCTGGCTGCCAAAACCCATGGCGAAATTCTCCCTGTCCCAGGTTTTCTGACGGGGATAACTGCTTTGACTTCATGAGTGCTTTTGAGAAACGCTGCAACTGCCACTGACAGCGCTGCAACTTCTTCCAGTTCCTGCTTTTCTGGAGTTAAAGCCGTGGCTTTTTCCTTTCTTTTTGCTTCTCTTTTCTTGAAAAACTCCACAGCAACTTTAGGAAACAAAGCGTAGGTTAGCTCGTCTTCCTCGTTCTCTATGTAGGGTTTAATAGCTTCGGGTATTTTGCCGAGTTCAGGTTCAAGCATGTCTGCTGGACGACATTCGATGGGTTCTTCGTCGCCGATTATTTTTTTCTTTATCTTTTCGTTTATCGATGCTGGGGGTCTGCCGTAGAATCCTTTTATGTAGTCTCTCACTTCTTTTGGCACGATTTTGTAGCGTTCACCCGACAAAACGTTAAAAACAGCTTGTGTTCCAACCAACTGACTAGTAGGGGTGACGAGAGGTGGATACCCCAATTCTTTTCGAACATGTGGAACCTCCTTCAAGACCACGTCAAGCTTGTCTAGAGCGTTTTGCTCCTTCAGCTGCGAAATTAGGTTAGAAAACATTCCTCCCGGAATCTGGTGCATCAAGATAGACGTGTCTACTCTCTCAGCCAAGGGACTAATCAAGTGGAGGGGGTCGTAGTATTTTTCTCGCAGACCACGAAAATACTTAGCTATCTCAACTAATAATTCCATGTCGAGTCCCGTGTCGTACTCGGTGCCCTTTAACCCAGCTACTACGCTTTCAACTGGCGGTTGAGAGGTGCCCAAAGCGAATGGAGAGAAAGCAGTATCTAGAATGTCTGCTCCAGCTTGGCAGGCGCGTAAGTAAGTCATCATAACTGTGCCGCTTGTGCTGTGACAGTGCATGTGAATGGGCAAGCCGACTTCTTTCTTCAAAGCTGAAACAAGTTTGTAGGCTTCGCGGGGCATGAGCATGCCAGCCATGTCTTTGATGCATATTGAGTCGCAGTCGAGCTCGGCTAGGCGTCTGACTACTTTTAGATAGTAGTCTGTTGTGTGGACGGGGCTTATGGTGTAGCATAGTGAGCCTTGGGCGTGGGCGTCGACTTTCTTCACGGTTTTTATGGCGGTTTCCAGATTGCGGGTGTCGTTTAAGGCGTCGAAAATGCGGAATATGTCTATGCCATTTTTTGCAGCTTTTTTAACAAACTTGACTAGAATGTCGTCTGGATAGTTTCGATAGCCCACCAAGTTTTGTCCTCGTAGAAGCATCTGTAAAGGCGTTTTTCGAACGTGTTTCTTTAATGTACGGAGGCGTTCCCACGGGTCTTCGTTTAAGTAGCGTATGCTGACGTCGAAGGTGGCCCCGCCCCAAACTTCAAGAGAAAAAAACCCGACTTGGTCTATTTTTTCGGCTATGGGAACCATGGATTCGGTTCTCATGCAAGTCGCCATCAAAGATTGATGGGCGTCTCTGAAGGTGGTGTCGGTTATTTTGACAGTTTTAGCCAAGAGAAACCACGTTTTGATGGTGTTGAGGATTAATAGACAACCCTAAGCTCCTATTTTAACCTACCTTTCTAACCAATTACCGCAAAGAAATGCTTTTTTCAAGCAAACCTTTCGAAGCGTTTAAAGTGGAATGTTAGGATGTTTCTTAGGCGGTCGCGATTCACGCTTAGTGACCAACATTTCTAGGGCACTGATAAGCTTAGGCCTCG is drawn from Candidatus Bathyarchaeota archaeon and contains these coding sequences:
- a CDS encoding translation elongation factor-like protein — protein: MGERELKEVGNVTHYFVKISVAVVELSDTLSVGDRILIKGMTTNVEQTINSMQIEHANIEKAEAGQSIGLRVDDRVREGDTVYKILQ
- a CDS encoding PPC domain-containing protein is translated as NVNVTFYDDIQPSKVYWFELEERGWFDNLSVVDYSHCRASEECVEASVYMDGVNQPRSIYFKASLTWKLKTANNESHQITVSSEITYYNGTAYRKVVLPIVLHVVADAGDCFETARTISFGNHTAFIEFIDDPEDWYMIWFEEGQSVSAMLIMQEPRGLYLDLYLYNPDGTLVANSSSREPNGIEQITHTISQSGNWYIRVLNPSAAETLYTLSIEEEQL
- a CDS encoding oxaloacetate decarboxylase subunit alpha, producing MAKTVKITDTTFRDAHQSLMATCMRTESMVPIAEKIDQVGFFSLEVWGGATFDVSIRYLNEDPWERLRTLKKHVRKTPLQMLLRGQNLVGYRNYPDDILVKFVKKAAKNGIDIFRIFDALNDTRNLETAIKTVKKVDAHAQGSLCYTISPVHTTDYYLKVVRRLAELDCDSICIKDMAGMLMPREAYKLVSALKKEVGLPIHMHCHSTSGTVMMTYLRACQAGADILDTAFSPFALGTSQPPVESVVAGLKGTEYDTGLDMELLVEIAKYFRGLREKYYDPLHLISPLAERVDTSILMHQIPGGMFSNLISQLKEQNALDKLDVVLKEVPHVRKELGYPPLVTPTSQLVGTQAVFNVLSGERYKIVPKEVRDYIKGFYGRPPASINEKIKKKIIGDEEPIECRPADMLEPELGKIPEAIKPYIENEEDELTYALFPKVAVEFFKKREAKRKEKATALTPEKQELEEVAALSVAVAAFLKSTHEVKAVIPVRKPGTGRISPWVLAARQEMVKQGG
- a CDS encoding glycerate kinase, coding for MPKIKNKKALIENAKSKLDKKARKLALNALEAALEAADPKEIIRSKVTVKDNTLRIGQHKFDLKKFRRIYVVGGGKASGKMAEALESIFGNRISSGIVNIPYNSRSCKTPKIKLQEASHPIPDDAGMKGAKEMLDLVGHAEKNDLILCLISGGGSSLMPLPRGKITLNDKRRVTDALLKSGATINEVNTVRKHISNLKGGWLAKKAYPATIVNLILSDVIGDPLDFIASGPTVPDSTTFSDAVEILRSYHLWEDTPQSVKTMLVEGQERLIAETPKKGDKTFKKVYNIVVGNNRSATVAACNRLQKAGLRSLFLTSFLEGEARHVGTVLASIAEEVEASGNPLPKPCGIVAGGETTVTVIGEGKGGRNQEIALSAALKISGVNGVVIASLSTDGIEGPTEAAGALADGKTITRSLEQKLNAKSFLANNDSYSFFSKLDDLIFTGLTGTNVNDVSIIIALK
- a CDS encoding biotin/lipoyl-binding protein encodes the protein MPEYNIVIENRTYRVELVKKESKQLFDAKVNDKPVELEVEKNELNAISPLTIKIAGKMYQVELEKIDRHAPFTLKVNDMLFKAQLRDPVKRIATQTPAVQFVARTERRRGEVVKEGAVVAPMAGKIVSVKVKKGDVVKADDVVCILEAMKMENEITAIKSGKVQEVNIAEGTPVNDGDVLIVIK
- a CDS encoding PH domain-containing protein → MTVEREFGADPDLKKLYQVYLAIVFVCGFLWWMIPVAIVMFFVEMQIGVAVALSFFVPLFIVVGFVLYWIPEFHSSITYALEDDKITVTKGVWWKTRSFVHYNRITNVNIYQGPISRHFGFGKLSIQTAGFSVGSSSGKVAEAVIFGIKNFEEIKDIVMKFVEGMKPEAVEAEAKPSKDVNQQILAELRRLRKAVEK
- the gyaR gene encoding glyoxylate reductase translates to MQKPKVYVTRELPERGLRIIKERFDTEVWTEYAPPPKKVIIEKAAEVEALATLLSDKIDAEVFNAAPNLQIVSQLAVGFDNIEVKEATKRGVYVTNTPGVLTETTADFAWTLLMAAARRVVEADKYIRTGRWKVGWHPMMLQGRDVYGATLGIIGLGRIGSSIAKRAAGFDMKVIYYDVIRRQDLEKEQGIEYVEIDNLLQKADFVTVNVPLLKATYHLIDEEKLRLMKKTAILVNNSRGPVIDEKALYKALKEGWIASAGLDVFEQEPTSTSNPLLTLDNVVVAPHISSASFETRSKMAEMVAENLIAFFEGRIPPNLVNKDVVNVKKPGLK
- a CDS encoding winged helix DNA-binding domain-containing protein, whose amino-acid sequence is MVETYSKEVIRGFALRRLRLTPSTLGKSKNDVLSVVRAIGGLQYGGHLIELFNRFENFKPKWFDYWYENYTLIEGHVLRGALRIVNTDEYPYYFRATRSVARRRASYQKCPLSLTDNHLIAFSFMEEHGPFTPSKFKTLFGTMHPQLKDIARRLLYELCNYGKVARMGRKNQKPLYYTIRKLPYKLDMSQISEEEAKKWLYLKCLSIYGPFAVEDVAHWVGWNITEAKEILKALLNEKKVINVKLEDDQYSHFVRVEDLDLLNYLRDNLPEHSFIRILFNDDALLLGYYRKLKDYFGYHWKYPQLSEGITWRAAIIYGRQLAGEAIVDMYAKSSLFKIRRLILRKEFATSEISSKMEGEFRKHADFQNKILEMTAPELI